A part of Scylla paramamosain isolate STU-SP2022 chromosome 24, ASM3559412v1, whole genome shotgun sequence genomic DNA contains:
- the LOC135112763 gene encoding cuticle protein CP575-like gives MRILNVILLAVVLFLGVVAAAAKNVVLKLDKNTMSHEQFGEPGKAVHGRYAYEDAQGTWHTVNYKADHTGFHVLK, from the exons ATGAGGATCctg AACGTCATCCTGCTGGCCGTGGTGCTGTTCCTGGGAGtggtcgccgccgccgccaaaaATGTGGTCCTCAAGCTGGACAAGAACACAATGAGTCACGAGCAGTTCGGCGAGCCGGGCAAAGCTGTGCACGGCAGGTACGCGTACGAGGACGCCCAGGGCACCTGGCACACCGTCAATTACAAGGCTGACCACACTGGCTTCCACGTCCTCAAGTAG